From Simonsiella muelleri ATCC 29453:
GAGATTGGTAAACATGAAGCAAAATACGTTCAAACGATTAATACAACATTGGCTCAATCCATATTTTCGTGTAGCAAAATATTTTCCAAACAGTGCATTGCAACGCTTAAGCGAACGCATTGCCCAATCTGAATATCAACATTTGGGGCAAATTCGGTTCGTGGTGGAATCGCGTTACAGCACGGCGAAAGTGTTGCGTGGTTTGGGGACACGTGAACGGGCGTGGCGATGGTTTGGTGATTTGCGTGTGTGGGACACGGAACGCAATAGCGGCGTATTGATATATATTTGTTTTGCTGATAGGGCGGTGGAGATTGTTGCAGACCGTGGCATTAGTCGGTGCGTGTCGGACGAGACGTGGCAGTGTATTTGTCAACAGATGAGTCAAGCATTTCGCGAAGGGCATTATATTGATGGATTGACGCAAGGTTTGCAGTCGGTGGATGAAATTTTGCGTGCGAATCTGCCGCGTAAAAATGGTGAAAATGTGGTTGATGAATTGCCCAATGATGTGATTATTCAATAGGAATTATTTTGGTGCGCCATTCATATTGATGCATCAGAAATAAAATAAAGGCTGCCTGAAAATAACAAAATTTTTTCAGGCAGCCCAATTCGTTGCAGTGTTGCACAAATTTTGCTACTATTCGCGCTGCATTAAGAGTTGGGAATTCCATGCCAACCTGCTGATTCAGTAAGGTGGACGGTTGATAAAACCGATGTGGTTCGGCTTGATACCGAGCAATCCAAACCCCGCTTGATGCGGGCATTTTTTTTGTCTAATTACGAAGCGAATGCCAATAGGTTGTTTTCAGGCAGCCTGAAAAATGATTAACTTTAATTTTGAGATTAAATTTATGAGCGAATATTTATTTACTTCCGAATCCGTTTCCGAAGGACACCCGGACAAAGTTGCTGACCAAATTTCTGATGCCATTTTGGACGCAATTTTTGCCCAAGACCCCCAAGCACGCGTGGCAGCTGAAACGCTAGTTGCCACCGATTTGTGTGTTTTGGCAGGCGAAATCACCACCAAAGCAAAAGTGGATTATGAACAAATCGCTCGCGAAACCGTCCGTAAAATCGGTTATAACGACCCAAAATTGGGCTTTTCTGCCGACACGTTTAAATTAGTGTTAAATTACGGCGAACAATCGCTCGATATCGCACAAGGCGTGAATGAAGGCGAAGGCGTAGATTTGAATCAAGGTGCGGGCGACCAAGGTTTGATGTTTGGTTATGCGTGTGATGAAACGCCAGTGTTGATGCCGTTTGCCATTTACTATAGCCACCGCTTGATGCAACGCCAAAGTGAAGTGCGTAAAAGTGGTTTATTGCCGTGGTTGCGACCCGATGCGAAAGCGCAATTGACTGTGGCATATGACAGCGAAACGGGGCGCGTGTGTCGTATTGATACGGTTGTGTTGTCTACTCAACACGATGAATCCATCTCGCGTAATGATTTGATTGCTGCCGTCACAGAACACATCATTGTGCCTGTGTTGCCCAAAGAATTGATTACACCAGAAACGAATTATCATATTAATCCAACAGGCAGTTTTGTCACTGGTGGACCGCAAGGCGATTGTGGTTTGACAGGTCGCAAAATCATCGTAGACACCTACGGCGGAGCAGCACCACACGGCGGTGGCGCGTTCTCTGGTAAAGACCCGAGTAAAGTGGATCGTTCGGCGGCGTATGCTGGGCGTTATGTGGCGAAAAATATTGTGGCGGCAGGTTTAGCGACACAATGTCAAATTCAAATTTCGTATGCGATTGGGATTGCCGAGCCGACTTCCATTTCTATTGACACGTTTGGTACGGGTAAATTGAACGAAGCGCAATTAATTAAATTGGTACGTGAACATTTTGATTTGCGTCCGAAAGGGATTATTCAGATGCTGGATTTGTTGCGACCAATTTATTCAAAATCAGCTGCTTATGGACATTTTGGGCGTGAAGAACCTGAATTTACTTGGGAAAAAACCGATAAAGCAGCTGCATTGAAAGCGGCAGCTGGTTTGTAATTCAGATTTTGATTTCAGGCTGCCTGTTGATTACAGAATGATAGACAGGCAGCCTGAAAACTTAAATTTAAATGTGTATGCGTCATTTCACGATAAATCAGCGACATTCACGCCACCCAATACGCGTTGGATATTTCTGTCCATGCGACGCGCGGCGAAATCATCGGTTTCGTGGGACAATTCGTGTACGGCTGTGCGAATATTTTCCGCACTTTCGGTTTCTAAATTGCTTGCCAGTTTTGTCATTAATTGATTGATTTTATTTAATTCTTCTTCGCTTAATAAATCCGCATCTAAGTCTAAGGCTGCCTGAATCGCGCCAATTAAGCTTTCTGCTTCAACTTTGGCTTCGGCACGCGCACGAGCGGCGGCATCGTCTTTGGCGTTGTTCATGCTGTCTCGTAACATTTGCGTAATGGTTTCATCGTCCAAACCGTAGGACGGTTTGACTTCAATTTGCGCTTGTACGCCTGTGGTTTGTTCGCGAGCGGATACGGACAATAAACCATCTGCATCTACTTGAAAAGTAACTCGAATCCGTGCTGCACCTGCCACCATTGGCGGAATACCGCGCAAAGTGAATTTCGCCAAACTGCGACAATCCGCTACCAATTCGCGCTCGCCTTGCACAACGTGAATTGTCATTGCGGTTTGTCCGTCTTTGAACGTTGTGAAATCTTGCGCTCTGGCGGTTGGCAAAGTGGAATTACGTGGAATAATTTTTTCCACCAAACCACCATAAGTCTCTAATCCCAAAGACAAAGGCGTTACGTCCAAGAGCAACCATTCGTCATCATTTTTGTTGCCAGCCAATACATTCGCTTGCATCGCCGCGCCCAAAGCAACGACTTGGTCTGGGTTTAAATTGTTCAGTGGTGTTTGCCCGAAAAACGCGCCTACGGCTTGTTGGACGTGGAGCATTCGTGTTGCGCCGCCCACCATAATCACGCCTTTGATGTCGGACTTGCTTACGCCAGCGTCTTTTAGGGCTTGTTTGACGGGTTCAATGGTTTTGGCGATTAAATGCTGCGTTAAAGCATGGAATTCTGCTCGTGTAATCAATGTATTGATTTCTGTGCCATTATTTAAGGTAGCCTGAATACGTGTTTCAGGCTGCTTGCTTAATGTCTCTTTTGCTTGACGCACCAAGCTGAATAATAATTGAATATCGTGTTCATTAGTCAATGAAAGTTGATTATTTTCAATGATATGACAAAATAAACGGTGGTCAAAATCATCGCCCCCTAAAGCTGAATTGCCTCCCGTTGCTTTGACTTGAAATAAACCTTTAGATAATTCCAATACCGATACATCAAACGTGCCACCCCCCAAATCATACACGACAAACGTGCCTTCCGCGCCGTTGTCCAAGCCGTAGGCAATTGCAGCGGCGGTTGGTTCATTGAGCAAACGCAACACGTTTAGTCCTGCCAATCGTGCTGCATCTTTGGTGGCTTGGCGTTGCGCGTCATCAAAATAGGCTGGGACGGTAATCACCGCGCCCACGAGTTCGCCGCCTAATGATTGTTCGGCACGTTCGCGCAACGTACGCAAAATGTCAGCGGATACGTCAATCGGTGTTTTTGCGCCATTTTTGGTTTGCAATTCAATGATTTTTTCGGATTTGCCAAAACGATAAGGCAAATGCGTGGTGTCGATTTCAGGCAGCGTGCGTCCGATTAAACGCTTGGCGGAAGAAATGGTATTTTGTGGGTCAAGTTTTTGTTGTGCCAATGCTTTTTTTCCTACGATGAGTTTGTCATCGCCCAAATAACGCACCACAGATGGCAGCGAAACGTTACCAAGTTCATCGGGCAAACACGTTGCCGTCCCACTTTTTACGGTAGCAACCAAGCTGTTGGTTGTACCTAAATCAATACCGACCGTCAAGCGGTGTTGGTGAGGAGTGGCAGACATATTTGGTTCAGCGATTTGCAAAAGTGCCATGAAATGTATTCCTTGAGTATTATTTTTGACGGGTGTATTTTAGCATTGTTGAGTGAATTTGTCGGATAAAAAAACCAGTTTCTCATTTTCAAGAAACTGGTTTTTTTTATTTTTTAAATGAATGAATTAGGCTTTTAATAATTCAGTTAATTCGCCCGCTTCTAACATTTCCATCATGATGTCTGCGCCGCCAACAAATTCGCCATTCACATACAATTGTGGAATGGTTGGCCAATTGGCATATTCTTTAATGCCTTGACGAATCTCATCATCTTCCAAAACATTGAATGTTGAAAAATCATGACAACCAGCTGCCTGCAAAATTTGTACTGCACGTGCTGAAAATCCACATTGTGGGAATTGTTTTGTGCCTTTCATGAATAAAAACACGCGATTTGAATGCACTAATTCTTTGATTTTATCTTGGGTACTCATGAAATTTTCCTTGAGATGGGTTGAAAAAGGGCGATTATAGCGTGAAACCTGTTTTCAGGCAGCCTGAAAATCCTGCAAAACTGTATGGACTTGTTCAATTTCTTTTAAAACTCGAATAGCATCAAATAGTTGATGTGCTTCTGGATAAGTTTTTTTCATCATGTTCAGCCATTGTTTGAGTCGTGCTATGGGGTATTTGTTGTTGGCTTCTTTGGTTAAACATAAATCAAAAAACAGGCGAATCCAATTCATTATTTCTTCATTAAATTCAGCTTGTTGTACGATTTCTCTGCGTTCAAATTGACGAATTTGTCGTGCCAAATCAGGGCGCATCACCGCACCGCGTCCCAACATAATTTGGTTACAACCTGTTTCGTTTTTGATGGCAATAAAATCATCAAGTGAAAATACATCGCCATTAGCAATTACTGGAATATCAATGGATTGTTGAATTTTCTTGACCCAATTCCAATGTGCAGGCGGTTCGTAGCCTTCCACTTTGGTACGCGCATGAACCGTCAAAGCCGATACACCTGCCGATGCGATGGCTTGTGCATTTTCTAAAGCTAAGTCTTTATTTTCATAACCCAAACGCATTTTTGCGGTCAGCGGTATATTTTCAGGCAGCCTTTCACGCAATGTTCTCACAATTTGGTAAATTAAATCAGGTTCTTGTAATAAAATTGCTCCACCTTTGTGTTTATTGACGGTAGGAGCAGGGCAGCCAAAATTGATGTCAATTTTATTTGCGCCTAACTTGATGGCTTCTAATGCATTGATTGCCATCATGTTTTCATCGCTGCCTAAGATTTGTACGGTGCAAGGTGTGCCTGCAACTGTTTGATTATTTGTTGCTATTTCAGGAATATGGCGTAACCACGTTTGGCGTGAATGCACGGTATGCGTGATGCGGACAAATTCGCTCACACATTCATCAAATCCCCCAATGTGTGTCAGCAAATGACGCATCACGTCATCACATAGTCCCTGCATTGGTGCAAGTATTAACCTGCTATGCCCCGAGTTATCTATATTTGTGTTGTTTTTCATATGCTTATTTTGTAAATTTTCACGCGTTTTCGGGCGTTTTGGCGCGTTTTAACGTTCATTTTTGCGTTTTTGTTGTACCATATTTACACCATTTTTAAACATGAAAGGCATGGTGCAAATTGGGTAGCATTTTGAAACGGAAAAATCCATCAGGCGAAGTCGTTTACCGTGCCCAAATTCGGATAAATAAAATAGGATACCCGAAATTTAGTGAAAGTAAAACGTTTTCGCGGCGCGTGTTGGCCGTGGCATGGTTGAAACGACGTGAAGCGGAATTGGAGGAAAATCCGCATTTGTTGTTTGGCGAGCCGAAAACGGTCGCCGCCCCAACGCTCAAAGACGCGTCAGCACGTTATTTGGCGGAAACGGTGGGGAGTTACGGTAAAACAAAGGCTTCAGTGATTAAATTGTTGGGTACATGGACGTTAGGAAGTAAGCGAATAGACAGGCTGAAACGGGCGGATTTTGCGGAGTATGCGATGGCGCGGGCGCGTGGCATTCCTGAATTTGGGCTTGCGCCTGTGAGACCATCCACGATTAACGGCGATTTGCAATATTTGCGCTCGCTGCTGAAACACGCGCATTTTGTGTGGAGCATGGGGCAGGTAACGTGGTCGGAATTGGATTTGGCGATGGAAGGTTTACGCCGTAGTCGTGTGATTGCCAAAGCGGATAATCGGACACGTTTGCCAACTGCAGACGAGTTGCAGAAATTAACTAATTTCTTTTATAAACAATGGATTGATTATTCAGGCGTGAATAAATTTCCGATGCATTTGGTTATGTGGTTTGCGATTTATTCGTGTCGGCGTCAGAATGAAATTCCGCGTTTACTGTGGTCGGATTTTGACGAGAAATACGGTGAATGGCTGGTGCGTGATGTGAAACACCCTCGCGGCAGTAAAGGTAACCATAAGATTTTTATCATTAAACCGCATTTGTTAGGTGTAATTCAGGCTTTCAGACAGCCTGAAATTGTGGCGCAAATCAAGCGGCGCGGCGGTGATTTGGATTATTTACTGGGCAATTTTCCGTCTCGCAGCATTTCGGCAGCGTGGCGCAATGCGTGCAAGGTGTTGGGGATTACGGATTTGCGGTTTCACGATTTGCGCCATGAAGGGGCGACACGGTTAGCGGAAGATGGCTTGAGTGTGCCAAAAATGCAGCGTGTTACCTTGCATGATGATTGGCATGTTTTGCAGCGATATGTGAATTTAGCGGCGCGACCGCGTGAAAATCGGCTGGATTTTGCTGAAGCAATGCAAATCGCTAAGCAGTCAGCATAAATTCAGGCAGCCTGAAAATCAAAGCTCTTGCGATTTTTAATTCGGGAAGTTAAACACTTTTTTCATGTCTGGCTCATTTCTTTGTTATGACGGACCCTTGAGTGAAAACCAATCCCCATTCTTTTGAGTTTTTGGCGGATTTGGTTTATTCATTTACATTTTTCCAATCACGCGCTGCCTGTTCGGCGACACTGTCTAGCCATAAAGCCAAATCGCTGACGCGCACGAGATAAGCAGATTTTTTGCTGTTCGGGTCGGAGCGGAATACAGGAAACGGCAGCGATTGTTCGGTGGCACGGCGGTGGGCGTAGTCGTAGGTTAGGTGTGGCATATATTGTTTGATGACATCGGCGAGCGGAATATGTTGCGATTGATAGCGCATGGCTAGCATAAACGCGGTACTGGGTAAATCAGTCGGCTGTTTCATCATTTTTACTCATCAATTCTTTGGTTTGTAATTTCATCATTTTGGCTAAATTTTGCACGTTACCTGATTTTATCAGGTGATTAAAGGTGCGGCGTTGCCTGCGTTTGGTGTATAAATAAACTTCCCAGTCAATTGCTACGGTTGCTGTGCCTAATTCTGTGAATAACCCAAATTCAGGCGGTTCGATCCAACATAATTTGAAAACGGTTTTGTATCGGTGTTTTTTGATTGGCTCAACGCGGATAGTGAGTAAGCCGTATTCGGTTTGAAATGTTTTTTTATTCATGACGTTATCCTTTTTCAGGCTGCCTGAAATTATTTTAATTTCAGCATGATTTGCACGTAACCATTTGATATTTCACGATTATAAATTTCCCAATCAAAATAAAATACGCCAAATTTAGACTCAAATGGAACGCAATACAGCGCACGGGCGCGGTCAGCTAATTTTTTTAATATTGGTAAATCAGCTAGTTGCGTGTAACCTTTGGCTCGGAGTTCGGGAATGCTACGTGCTGGTTCAATGTGCGCGTATTCATCGGAAACCATGCTCAAGCGGTACAAAACTTGTCCGACAAACAGCGTTTGTTCGCGTAATTTGCTGGCTTTTAAGCCGTGTTTGACGGCGGTGCTTTCTATGCTCGCACCGCGAATCACGCGAAACGCCGCTGCTACATCATCAGCCCGAAAACACATTAAGCGGTTGAAATAATAGCAAATTTGAAAACCGATGTTATAGCGCGAAACTTCATCAACCGCACCAATGGGGACGAATTTCAGCCAGTTATCCAGCAAATCAATCAGCAATTCTAAATCACGCAAAGTGTGGTGATTAGTTTTGTAATCTGCTATTTTTTTCTGATTATTAAAAAGGTTAAGACAATCTACCGCATCATGAATAATGCGCCATGTGGTGGGCAATTTGTCTTCGTCCACGTACAGGCTCAGCAAAATTTTGAATGACTGCACCAGCATTTCCGCTCGTGCTAATGCCACATCTAAATTGCGTCCATGCCACAAATCCGTCAACATTTCGCGGTTGTGCCGAAAAATATCGTTACGGTCGGCGGTGGCGAGCGGCTCGCCTGTGGTGATGGCTTTGCGGTTGTCGCGAAACTGCAGAAATTCAACGGCTTTTTGATTTAATGCGGCGGTGGCTTGCTGCTTCATCTGTTGGCGCGGCATAAACGAGTGTGGCGCACGTTTAGGCGCAAACGCACGCATTAGGTTTTGAGCTAAAGTAGTCGCTTGCATTTTCAGGCTTCCTGTTGGTTGTGGTTAGGATACGACATTTCTTCTTCTGTATCATCAACTTGTGGTGCAATCACGCGGCGTTGAGTGCGGCTAGTCAAATATTTGTAAACGTGGTAGCCGCCGATAAAAGGGATAATCAGCAAAATCATCAACAGCAATGCTTTTGCAAAAAATTCAACGGATTGCCAAATGGTTAAGTTGAAATACCAGATTAAAAAGTCGGTCATGATTATTCTCCTAATTTTTAAATATCGCTTAAATTTAAATGGTTGATGTATTCTGTCGCCATTTGCAAATATTGGCTGTCCAATGCCAATAGAAAATCAATCCATGCATCGGTGTTGTGCTGATAATTTTCCGCGATGTCGTGTGCTTTATTGGTTAGCCACGCCATCATGTGGCTATCCACGCGGTCGGCGTAGATGTCGGCAACGGCTTCACATACGTTACAGTTATACATAAATTTCAACAACTTAATGATGTCTACTTTATCAATGACTGGGTTTATTTCGCGAGTAATTTTGGCGAGTAATTCGGGTGAGAGTGCCATGATGTTTCCTTTCAGGCTGCCTTTTGTGGTTAGTGAATTGAAATAGCTGCAAAAACTGCCAATAATGTGATGTGTTCATAGGTATTCATGGTTTGCTCCATTAATGAAATTGAAAAGATACCAACCGCCACGCCTCTAGTCAGATTGGGGCAGCCTGAATGCAAGCAGGTGGGCTGTTGATGAAGCGAAGTATAGAAAACTAAACTAACAATGTCAATAAAATATTTAGTATACTAAACATTTTTTAAGTATTAAATTGATTTTAAAAGATAAAAAATCCCCTAGCGCGTATTGCGTTAGGGGATTTTATTTTTTCAGACTGCCTGAAAAACTATTTTGTCCAATCTTGCACTTGTAAACCATCAATTTTGAAAAAGGCTTGGTCGTTGGTTACCAAAATTGCGCCCAAATGGTGGGCGTGGGCTGCTATCATCAAATCTAGTGGGGCGAGATTTCTGCCTGTTTTTTCCAAATTAGCGCGAAATTGTGCGTAAGTATCGGCTGCTGCTTTATCAAATGGCGCAATTTCCATATTTTCTAAAAATAATTCAGCTACTTGACGCATGGTAGTGGCTTCGGGTTTGCGTGCCAAGCCGTATTGAATTTCGGCAAAAGAAACACTGGAAACGCATAAATTTTCATGCCCTATGCCCACGGCTCGCGATGTGGCTGCAATGTTTTTGCGCATAATTTGGCTAATGGTGTTGGTGTCCAATAAATATTTCATGCGTTTTATTCCTAATCGGCAAATAAGTCTGGACGCTCTATTGCGTATTCATAACGTGGCAATTCCCATTCTGTGCCGTCTAATTGTTGCCATGCGTCTAAAAATTCTTGCCATTCAGGCAAATAGCTGGAAATAGAAACCTGTCCTGTTGTGGGATTTTGGTGTGCCAGCATGGGTTGTTTGTCTTTGATTTTGAAATTTTCAGGCAGCTTTAAAAAGGCTTGCCCGTTAATGAACACCGTTTCGGCAGTTAATTGCATAATGATTCTCCTATTGCTCGTTTACTTTCCACGCGGTTACGCGCCCAATAATTTTTACTTTGTCCATAGGCATTTTTTTATTTGGGAATAATGGATTGTCGGTATTCAATAAAATTTCCTGTGTTTCAGGCTGACTGAATACACGGCGATAATATCGTTTGCCGCCACACTCCACCAAATAAATTTTGCCGTCCACAATATCGGTTTGATTTTCATCTATCCAAATTTCGCTTCCTTCTGGAATATGGGGCAAGGGCTGGCAAAAAGCATTGTCGCTAATTTGTGAATGCGACTCCTTGTTTTTCAGACTACCTGAATTTTGGATAATACTAAAATTATTACTATCTCCAATTGTGGCACTGTCGCCAAATTTTACCCCTGTGGCATTGATATTTGTATCACGATATTTTTTACCTTTCCCGTCTGCTAACCATTGAGTTGAAAAATGGGTTTTCTTTTCAAAGGCAATCAATGGTTTTGCTCCTAATCCTGTTTCGCCCTTAAACCATTGATTAACTAATCCTTTTGAGACTTCTGCAAAGTTAGCTAAATCTTGTTGTGTTTTTAAATTGTATTCCTTCATGACTTCTTCTAATCGGTTTTTTAGCGTGTTCATGTTGTTGTCCTGTGAAAATAATTTAGAATTCTAAACTATTTTGAGTTTAGAATGCTTGACTTTTGGTTATTTAGTAATCTATACTTTGTAAAGTTTTCTAAATAAGGAATAATGATGGACAATATACATACGCGTTTTATTCAAAGATTGGGTGGCGTGAAAAAGGTTTCGGAAATTTGTGGTGTAACCAAAGGGGCAGTTTCTCAATGGAAAAAACGCCGCATTCCTTTGGCACAAATGAATTTTTTAAAAGAAAAGTTCCCTAATGAATACAGTCAAATTCAGGAAAAACAAGATGAATGAAATGATTATTTTGGATAAACCAATCCGCCAAGTGAATGGCTTGTATTGCTTGAATGACTTGCATAAAGCAAGTGGCGGTAAAGAAACGGATAAACCTGTTTACTGGTTGAAATCAAAGCAACTCATTGAACTTATTGAAGAATTAAACAAAGTAAGAATTCTTACTTTGGAACAAAATCAACAAGTTATTAAAACCGTAAAAGGCGGTAATCAAGCAGGCACTTACGCTTGTCGTGAATTGGTTTTGGCTTACGCTACTTGGATTTCACCACGCTTTTTCTTGCTTGTGTTGCGTACTTTTGATTTGGTGGCGCGTGGCGGTATGCTGGCGGTAGGCAAAATTCAGCCGATTGCCGATTATCCACCGCCTGCACCGTGGCAGCCTGAACCCGTATTGCCACGCCCACCGCGCAATCTAGCAGAAGCCCGCACCCTGTTTGAACAAATTGACCACGCCGAAAAGCACATTGAAAGCGAATTTAACTCAATTGTGGTACAGCGTAGCCAGCTACACGCAATCAATCGCATGACCCGTACTTGGCGCGAATATTGGCTAACCGTGGAAAACGACCAGTAACAATTTCAACCTGTTCTAGCTTCCAGACCTTTTGGCTAGATTTTCGCCTACCCTTTCCTTGCATTGGGGGGGCTTTTTTTGCCTTTTTTCTCTTAAATATATGGTGAATAATGAATAAATCTATTGATTTCTCAAACATTTCACAGGCAGAAACCTTTGCAAAACCCCAAAACAATTCATTTGTTTTGAGGTTTTCACTATTTCAACACAAACACAACAAAATCAAGCAAAATAATCACACCAATCTCACTATAACAGCCCATTTTCAGATAGTGTATTATTTGTAAACAGTTATTTACAGAATAATTTGTAAATAACTGTTTTTATTATACATTAAATTAATCAGTTTTAAAAGAATGCAAAAAAGCACTAAGGCAAAATTAAACCTTAGTTTTCAAACAGTTTTTGCGCTAACTGCCTTTAACCAAATTTTCTTATATCGTAAACTTGCCCTTTCGTGTATAGATTAAATGCCAAAACTGCTAATTTTCGCATAATTGCCACAATAACGACTTTTCCACTTTTGCCTTTTTTCTCCAGCCTGTCAGTCATCTTTTTAAACACGCCCATTCTATAAGCAACTACAGCAGGCATATATAGAGCAGTTTTTAATATTCGGTTTCCATACCTAGACAACTTTTCTTTTTTATTTACGCTCGTGCCTGATTTTCTTTGCTGTGGAGACAAACCAGCAAAAGCAGTAAATTTGTTGGCAGTTTTAAAATCAAACATGGTTAAAAAATGAACCAATACCCTTGCAGTTGTTTCAGAAATAGCAGGAATAGTTTTCAGACGATCTTTTTCTTCTGATTTGGTCAGTTCTGATAATTTTGATTCAGTCGTTTTAATATGCGCTTTCAATTCAACAAGCTGCTTTTTCAGCTCTATTTCAATAAATTCATCTTTACAGTTTTTTTGACGATTCATCAAAGCAGTTTTCTGCTGCTTCAACTGGTTAATATAGCTTAATAACCGCTTAACCTGATATTGCTGTTCAGTTGGCTTTTTATAAGTGCCATGCTTCTTCAAAAGCTTCTCTTGGCAATATTGAGCAATTAACTTACAGTCTTGTTTATCCGTTTTTGTTTTTTGAAATTCTGTTTCTGCAAATTTGCTAATTTTTAAAGGATTTGCAACAGTTACTTGAAACCCATTTTCCACCAAAAAATCAGCAAAGTTTTCATAATAATTTCCAGTTGCTTCCATGCAAAAATGATAATTGCAAGGATTATCAGATAATTTCTTTAATAATTTATTAAAGCCTATCTCATTGTTCTGAATTTTGATGTAAGTTTCATTTTCATCAAGTATTTGTACATCTATAGTTTTTTGTGAAATATCACTTCCGACAGCAATCATTTTTAATTTGTCCTTACGATACAGGCTAAAAGCCTATTGATAGTGTTCAATTTTGCATTTTGTTCAACCGCTCAATTCTGAAATATAATCTTCTTGATTTGGCTGCCTTACGAGCTTTAGGTTGTAGGGTGCGCAAATGAAAAATACCCTAGCGATTTTTCGCTAGGGTATTATAAATTCAGGGAATACTTTTATAAATCATAAAAAGCATTACAGAAGAATTTAAAATTAAACTGTACAATGAAAAATGCTTCAAGTAAAGAGAAGTCTTAGGATATTTTTCATATAAATCATTAGCAAGAATAATTAATCCAATACATAAAAAAGATTCACAAACAGTAAACATGAAAGCAAAATTCAACATTTCTTTAGCCATTTTAATGCCCTAAAAAGAAAATATACTAATACTATTTCTTA
This genomic window contains:
- a CDS encoding IS110 family transposase, producing MIAVGSDISQKTIDVQILDENETYIKIQNNEIGFNKLLKKLSDNPCNYHFCMEATGNYYENFADFLVENGFQVTVANPLKISKFAETEFQKTKTDKQDCKLIAQYCQEKLLKKHGTYKKPTEQQYQVKRLLSYINQLKQQKTALMNRQKNCKDEFIEIELKKQLVELKAHIKTTESKLSELTKSEEKDRLKTIPAISETTARVLVHFLTMFDFKTANKFTAFAGLSPQQRKSGTSVNKKEKLSRYGNRILKTALYMPAVVAYRMGVFKKMTDRLEKKGKSGKVVIVAIMRKLAVLAFNLYTKGQVYDIRKFG
- a CDS encoding LexA family transcriptional regulator, with protein sequence MNTLKNRLEEVMKEYNLKTQQDLANFAEVSKGLVNQWFKGETGLGAKPLIAFEKKTHFSTQWLADGKGKKYRDTNINATGVKFGDSATIGDSNNFSIIQNSGSLKNKESHSQISDNAFCQPLPHIPEGSEIWIDENQTDIVDGKIYLVECGGKRYYRRVFSQPETQEILLNTDNPLFPNKKMPMDKVKIIGRVTAWKVNEQ
- a CDS encoding Cro/CI family transcriptional regulator, which gives rise to MMDNIHTRFIQRLGGVKKVSEICGVTKGAVSQWKKRRIPLAQMNFLKEKFPNEYSQIQEKQDE
- a CDS encoding KilA-N domain-containing protein, translated to MNEMIILDKPIRQVNGLYCLNDLHKASGGKETDKPVYWLKSKQLIELIEELNKVRILTLEQNQQVIKTVKGGNQAGTYACRELVLAYATWISPRFFLLVLRTFDLVARGGMLAVGKIQPIADYPPPAPWQPEPVLPRPPRNLAEARTLFEQIDHAEKHIESEFNSIVVQRSQLHAINRMTRTWREYWLTVENDQ